The genomic DNA TGATGGTCGGGCTGGTCATTGGGGGGATTTTACTGGGCTGGCGGCTGTTTGGGTGGGCCAACCTGGTCCTGATCGTCAGTTTGTTTGTCTGCACGAGTTTTGCCTACTGGTCGGGGAGCCATTTTATTTCCAGCTTTTTTGATGAATTGATCCTCACGCTCGCCACTGGATTCACGCAAGTGACCACGATGCAGGCCGCGCACATTTCACAGCCAATCGTGATGATCCTGCTGCTCCCGCTCCTGTTGATTAAATTTCTCACGCTGGTGGACGCCTGGATGGCATTGTTTCAACTGGTGATGGCGATTTTCGCGGTTGGCCTGGCGGGCGTGGCGAGCGGTTTGACGCTGTCGTTTGTACCGCTGGCCTGGACAATGCTGAACCGGCTCCAGGCACGCGGTCAGGCTCAGTCACTGGTGTTGCAGTCAGTGCCTGGAAATAATCCTTTCCCGCTGTAAAAAATAAAAAAACGGTTTCAAACAATTTACCTGAACCAAACAACTTCTCCGAAAAGCTGATGTAGAGTGGGCTACACCGTTCATCCAATCCAGCCTGTTTCGGAGTTTCCCATGAATCACTTTGCCCTCGCGCTGCTCCTGGCGCTGTCTATTCTTCCGGCGTCAATCCCTTGTCAGCAAAAAGGAACCTCGGTCTCGGCTCGTGAGACCGATCTGGCCGAACTCCGGCACATTAAAACCGTCCTGTGGCCCAAAGCCTATCGCGAACAGGACACCGCGTTGCTTGACCGGATTTTGCACGATCAATTTCAAATGATTGACGATGGTGGTTCAATCAGTACCAAAGCCGAAGAAATAGCCTATATTCGGGCCAACAAACCAACCTATCAGTCATTTCATTTTGAGATTGAGCGACTCGAAATTTTTGAAGAACGATTTGCCGTGGTGGCCGGAACCGGCATTATCCGAAACCAGACCCCCAAAGGCCCAACCGAAACCCGATACCGGTGAACCTTTCGGCCATAAATGGCCGAGCTTCTGGGTGGGATCATCCAGCTTACACTGGTTGATCTTGAGCAGTTCGCGCTTCTGCCTGACTGCCATCAGTCAGGGTTGCGGGCTGCGCCGGTCGGCTGTCCTTCCGGCGTNNNNNNNNNNNNNNNNNNNNNNNNGCGGCAATCCCACGTTTTTTCACCACCTGAGCGCCGTTGTGGTCGGCATTCGCAACGTGTCCGCACCGCTGACAATGAAACTGACTTTGGCTCACGCGGTTGGCGGGATGAATGTGGCCACACCGGG from Acidobacteriota bacterium includes the following:
- a CDS encoding nuclear transport factor 2 family protein; the protein is MNHFALALLLALSILPASIPCQQKGTSVSARETDLAELRHIKTVLWPKAYREQDTALLDRILHDQFQMIDDGGSISTKAEEIAYIRANKPTYQSFHFEIERLEIFEERFAVVAGTGIIRNQTPKGPTETRYR